The Halanaerobium praevalens DSM 2228 genome contains a region encoding:
- a CDS encoding 5-formyltetrahydrofolate cyclo-ligase produces MRAKEAIREKVLKERSKIKKIKIDKWSNQIENNFFKIPQLNKINKIMAYASMRNEVKTFSLMKKLIDQNYSLYLPYTKGDQISLGIVKINNLKSDLELGTYGVQEPKHKLRTKAIPTGLDLIIVPGACFSKNGYRIGYGGGYYDSFLADYGISALKVGFCYNRFIFDSIPTESHDIPVDFIITEKEIISTK; encoded by the coding sequence ATGCGAGCAAAAGAAGCTATTAGAGAAAAAGTACTTAAAGAAAGATCCAAAATAAAAAAGATTAAAATTGATAAGTGGAGTAATCAAATTGAAAATAATTTTTTTAAAATCCCTCAATTAAATAAAATTAATAAAATAATGGCTTATGCTTCAATGCGGAATGAAGTTAAAACTTTTAGCTTAATGAAAAAATTAATAGATCAAAATTATTCATTATACCTACCATATACTAAAGGTGATCAGATTTCTTTAGGTATAGTAAAAATAAATAATCTTAAATCAGATTTAGAATTAGGTACTTATGGTGTACAAGAACCTAAACATAAACTCAGAACTAAAGCGATTCCAACAGGTCTGGATTTGATAATTGTGCCTGGTGCTTGTTTTAGTAAAAATGGTTATAGAATTGGTTATGGTGGTGGTTATTATGACAGTTTTTTAGCTGATTATGGTATTTCTGCTCTTAAAGTTGGATTTTGTTATAATCGTTTTATTTTTGATTCTATTCCAACTGAAAGTCATGATATTCCTGTTGATTTTATAATTACAGAAAAAGAAATTATTTCTACAAAGTAA
- a CDS encoding replication-associated recombination protein A translates to MNLFENEAKAEKNDHPLAYRMRPQSLAEFYGQAEIVGENKLLSRAIKADRLQSLIFYGPPGTGKTSLAQVIANQTEADFVKLNAVTAGVKDIREVIKKAKSNRNLYNSKTILFIDEIHRFNKSQQDALLPSVEKGTIIMIGATTENPYFEVNSPLLSRSRIFRLEKLNSDQIVLILKAALKNRKRGLGKLNIEIKPKLLNFIGQLANGDARVALNTLELAVLTTPPNKKGIIKLTKTIIEESMQKKILNYDRSGDQHYDIVSAFIKSMRGSDPDAAIYWLARMIVSGEDPKFIARRVIIHAAEDVGMADPHALLIAESAARAVEQIGFPEARIPLAEAVIYIATAPKSNSVIKAIDSAIDYVENNRARSVPSHLKDNHYQGASNLGHGIDYKYPHDYEHNYIKQNYLPEKMKKICFYEPSEMGREKNTTKFLNYLKNITKSEDDSDV, encoded by the coding sequence ATGAATCTTTTTGAAAATGAAGCAAAAGCTGAAAAAAATGATCATCCACTTGCATATAGAATGAGGCCTCAAAGCTTAGCTGAATTTTATGGTCAAGCTGAAATAGTAGGAGAAAATAAACTTTTAAGTAGAGCAATTAAAGCTGACCGACTGCAGTCTCTTATTTTTTATGGACCACCAGGTACTGGAAAAACAAGTTTAGCTCAGGTAATTGCTAATCAAACTGAGGCAGATTTTGTTAAATTAAATGCAGTTACTGCTGGAGTTAAAGATATTAGAGAAGTGATCAAAAAAGCTAAGTCTAACCGTAATTTATATAATAGTAAGACAATATTATTTATTGATGAAATTCATCGTTTTAATAAGTCACAGCAGGATGCTTTATTGCCTTCTGTTGAAAAGGGAACTATAATTATGATTGGTGCTACAACAGAGAATCCATATTTTGAAGTTAATTCTCCTTTATTATCTCGTTCTAGAATTTTTAGATTAGAAAAATTAAATTCAGATCAGATCGTTTTAATATTAAAAGCAGCTTTAAAAAATAGGAAGAGAGGTTTAGGAAAATTAAATATTGAGATTAAACCTAAGCTATTAAATTTTATTGGCCAGCTTGCGAACGGAGATGCTCGTGTTGCTTTAAACACACTAGAATTAGCTGTTTTAACAACTCCTCCTAATAAAAAGGGTATTATTAAGTTAACTAAAACGATCATTGAAGAATCAATGCAGAAAAAAATATTAAATTATGATCGTTCAGGTGATCAGCATTATGATATAGTTTCTGCTTTTATTAAAAGTATGAGGGGCTCAGATCCTGATGCAGCAATTTATTGGTTAGCAAGAATGATTGTTAGTGGTGAAGATCCTAAATTTATAGCTCGCAGAGTTATTATTCATGCAGCTGAAGATGTGGGAATGGCAGATCCACATGCTTTATTAATAGCTGAATCTGCTGCTAGAGCTGTAGAGCAAATAGGTTTTCCAGAAGCAAGAATTCCTTTAGCTGAGGCAGTAATTTATATTGCTACTGCTCCTAAAAGTAATTCCGTTATAAAAGCTATTGATAGTGCCATAGATTATGTAGAAAATAATAGAGCGCGCTCAGTTCCTTCTCATCTTAAGGATAATCATTATCAAGGAGCTTCTAATTTAGGACATGGTATAGATTATAAATATCCCCATGATTATGAACACAATTATATTAAACAAAATTATTTACCAGAAAAGATGAAAAAAATTTGTTTTTATGAGCCATCTGAGATGGGAAGAGAAAAAAATACAACTAAATTTTTAAATTATTTAAAAAATATAACAAAGTCAGAGGATGATTCTGATGTCTAA
- a CDS encoding IMPACT family protein — MSKLKKIPAKNMEVRTQVKDSKFYASIFAVQNRAEAEKRISEIRNKYADATHNVPAFRVENPKLDQEALEYYDDDGEPAGSSGPPILEAIKGKNLLNTVIIVTRYFGGTKLGIGGLIRAYGDTARLAIEKAGIEKLEEFYQIEIKTPFAKVGIVLGQLEALEAEINESKYDNQGAIVSAVIKTELKNKFEKIIKEKTGADYKLKILKSIYK; from the coding sequence ATGTCTAAGTTAAAAAAAATACCTGCTAAAAATATGGAAGTTAGAACTCAAGTTAAAGATAGTAAGTTTTATGCTAGTATTTTTGCTGTTCAAAATCGTGCAGAAGCTGAAAAGAGAATTAGTGAAATCAGAAATAAATATGCTGATGCAACTCATAATGTACCTGCTTTTAGAGTTGAAAATCCTAAATTAGATCAGGAAGCCCTTGAATATTATGATGATGATGGTGAACCTGCAGGTTCTTCAGGCCCTCCAATTTTAGAAGCTATTAAAGGTAAAAACCTTTTAAATACAGTAATTATAGTTACCAGATATTTTGGAGGGACTAAATTAGGAATTGGAGGGCTAATTAGAGCTTATGGAGATACAGCTCGGTTAGCAATTGAAAAAGCAGGTATTGAGAAATTAGAGGAATTTTATCAAATAGAGATAAAAACACCTTTTGCTAAAGTGGGTATTGTATTAGGGCAATTAGAAGCTTTAGAAGCTGAAATTAATGAAAGTAAATATGATAATCAGGGAGCAATAGTTAGTGCAGTAATTAAAACTGAGCTGAAAAACAAATTTGAAAAAATTATAAAGGAAAAAACTGGTGCAGATTATAAATTAAAAATTTTAAAAAGTATTTATAAATAG
- a CDS encoding RrF2 family transcriptional regulator produces the protein MRVSTKGRYGLRAMVDLAEHEEGEAIPIRKISERQDISEQYLEQLFATLRKAELVKSVRGAHGGYMLNHEPEDISVADIITTLEGPIAPVDCVIESDFCNYIDKCVIHGLWEELADAINGVIENMTLSDLRDKAIKEKQREKNKSEVK, from the coding sequence ATGAGAGTTTCGACTAAGGGACGATATGGATTAAGGGCAATGGTAGATTTAGCAGAGCATGAAGAAGGTGAAGCTATACCAATTAGAAAGATTTCGGAGAGACAAGATATTTCAGAACAATATTTAGAACAACTATTTGCTACTTTAAGAAAAGCTGAACTAGTAAAAAGTGTACGTGGTGCTCATGGGGGCTATATGCTTAATCATGAACCAGAAGATATTAGTGTAGCTGATATTATTACAACTTTAGAAGGTCCAATTGCTCCAGTAGATTGTGTAATTGAATCTGATTTTTGTAATTATATTGATAAATGTGTAATTCATGGTTTATGGGAAGAACTTGCAGATGCGATTAATGGTGTAATAGAAAATATGACTTTGTCTGATCTGAGAGATAAAGCTATAAAAGAAAAACAAAGAGAAAAAAATAAATCAGAGGTTAAATAA
- a CDS encoding cysteine desulfurase family protein produces the protein MKNIYLDHAATTPVAQKVIKAMKPFYQADFANPASAHLPGQKSAAAIEDAREIIADFLGAEKAEEIIFTAGGTEADNLALKGVAMAKAEEGKHIITSQIEHHAVLKSCEYLEKHFDFEITYLSVDENGLVDPEELKAQIREDTILISIMYANNEIGSIQPIKELVEIAQTNEILFHTDAVQIPGQFKLDVKNLGVDLLSISAHKFNGPKGVGALFVKKGIELVPQMSGGSQERKRRAGTVNLAAVVGMGKAATITASNLENKKEKLLALREYFISELLTNFKDVKLNGPEAELRLPANINIAFKNFNSESLLFNLSLNKIAAAAGSACASGSLNVSHVLEAIGLEKDYAQGSIRFSLGQNNTKAEIDYVIKTLKEITTRLESL, from the coding sequence ATGAAAAATATTTATTTAGATCATGCTGCAACAACTCCAGTTGCTCAAAAAGTAATAAAAGCAATGAAACCTTTTTATCAAGCTGATTTTGCTAATCCTGCTAGTGCTCATCTTCCTGGTCAAAAATCAGCAGCTGCAATAGAAGATGCTAGAGAAATAATTGCTGATTTTCTTGGAGCTGAGAAAGCAGAAGAAATTATTTTTACTGCTGGAGGGACTGAAGCCGACAATTTAGCTTTAAAAGGTGTAGCAATGGCAAAAGCTGAAGAAGGCAAGCATATTATAACTAGCCAGATTGAACATCATGCTGTTTTAAAAAGTTGTGAGTATTTAGAAAAACATTTTGATTTTGAAATAACCTATTTGTCTGTAGATGAAAATGGATTAGTAGATCCTGAGGAATTAAAAGCTCAGATTAGAGAAGATACTATTTTAATTTCAATTATGTATGCCAATAATGAAATTGGTAGTATTCAGCCCATTAAAGAGTTAGTAGAGATTGCTCAAACAAATGAAATTTTATTTCATACAGATGCTGTCCAAATACCAGGTCAGTTTAAATTAGATGTTAAAAATTTAGGAGTAGATTTACTTTCTATTTCAGCTCATAAATTTAATGGTCCAAAAGGAGTAGGTGCTCTTTTTGTAAAAAAGGGAATAGAATTAGTACCCCAAATGTCTGGTGGAAGTCAGGAAAGAAAAAGAAGAGCTGGCACAGTTAATTTGGCTGCAGTTGTTGGAATGGGAAAAGCAGCTACTATTACAGCCAGTAACTTAGAAAATAAAAAAGAAAAATTATTAGCATTAAGAGAATATTTTATTTCAGAATTGCTAACTAATTTTAAAGATGTTAAACTAAATGGACCAGAAGCAGAATTGCGTTTACCTGCTAATATAAATATAGCTTTTAAAAATTTTAATTCTGAATCATTATTATTTAATTTAAGTTTAAATAAGATAGCTGCTGCAGCAGGTTCAGCATGTGCTTCGGGATCTTTAAATGTTTCTCATGTTTTAGAAGCCATTGGTTTAGAAAAAGATTATGCTCAGGGATCTATTAGATTTTCTCTTGGTCAAAATAATACTAAAGCAGAGATAGATTATGTAATAAAAACTTTAAAAGAGATTACTACTAGATTAGAGTCATTATAA
- the mnmA gene encoding tRNA 2-thiouridine(34) synthase MnmA: protein MKKVMIAMSGGVDSSVAAALLKEEGYEVIGGTMHIFPDYEEATDREDHCCSYSAVRDAKRVAQKLEIPHFVFNLREEFQEKVIDYFVDEYSLGRTPNPCVMCNKEIKFAALHKKAIEIGCDYIASGHYAKIEKENGRYILKKGLDENKDQSYMLYVLNQEQLSQTLFPLSEYTKSEIREKAKNLGFEIHNKAESQEICFVPDDDYVRFLDNNYPEISNTGPILDSEGNKVGEHEGLAHYTIGQRRGLGISMGYPIYVTNLDYEKNAVIVGKDKSVFSDGLIAEELNFIPFEDIDGRMEVEAQIRYNSFPVKAYIEKIKNDEVKVEFEEAQRAVTPGQSVVFYLGDLVLGGGIIKKSFKNS from the coding sequence ATGAAAAAAGTTATGATTGCAATGAGTGGTGGTGTTGATAGTTCTGTAGCTGCTGCTTTATTAAAAGAAGAAGGTTATGAAGTAATTGGCGGAACAATGCACATTTTTCCAGATTATGAAGAAGCAACTGATAGGGAAGATCATTGTTGTTCATATTCTGCAGTAAGAGATGCTAAAAGAGTTGCTCAAAAACTTGAAATCCCACATTTTGTATTTAATTTAAGAGAAGAATTTCAAGAAAAAGTAATTGATTATTTTGTTGATGAATATAGTTTAGGTAGAACTCCTAACCCTTGTGTAATGTGTAATAAAGAAATAAAGTTTGCTGCTCTGCATAAAAAAGCAATTGAAATTGGTTGTGATTATATTGCTAGTGGCCATTATGCAAAGATTGAAAAAGAAAATGGACGTTATATTCTAAAAAAGGGTTTAGATGAAAATAAAGATCAAAGCTATATGTTATATGTACTTAATCAAGAACAATTGAGTCAAACGTTATTTCCTTTAAGTGAATATACCAAATCAGAGATTAGAGAAAAAGCTAAAAATTTAGGTTTTGAAATTCATAATAAAGCAGAAAGTCAAGAAATTTGTTTTGTTCCAGATGATGATTATGTAAGATTTTTAGATAATAATTATCCTGAAATTTCAAATACTGGCCCTATATTAGATAGTGAAGGAAATAAAGTAGGTGAACATGAAGGTTTAGCTCATTATACAATCGGCCAAAGAAGAGGTTTAGGAATTTCTATGGGATATCCTATTTATGTTACAAATTTAGATTATGAAAAAAATGCTGTGATAGTTGGTAAAGATAAATCAGTATTTAGTGATGGATTAATTGCTGAAGAACTTAATTTTATCCCATTTGAAGATATTGATGGTAGAATGGAAGTTGAAGCGCAAATAAGATATAATAGTTTTCCAGTAAAAGCTTATATTGAAAAAATAAAAAACGATGAAGTAAAAGTGGAATTTGAAGAAGCTCAGAGAGCTGTCACTCCAGGGCAATCGGTTGTTTTTTATCTTGGAGATTTAGTTTTAGGTGGAGGAATAATTAAAAAAAGTTTTAAAAACTCTTGA